From Bacillota bacterium:
AGCCGGACAACGTTATAGGAGATGCCGGTGGCAATATCAGTCACCTTAGCGGTGGTGCCGATGGGGAATTCGACATTCACATAATCCCAGTGGGCGGCGACGGCGCCGCTGCCCCGTTCACTGCCAACAACCAACTGCTGGCCAACGCGAATGATATATGGTGAGCTGAGGTTGTTTAAATCTGCCAATCTGGCAACCGTAGTGTTGTAACGGCTTGCCAGTGCTGATAAGGTATCGCCTGCGACCACAGTGTGGGTGGCGTCCTGGTAGGGGTCCGGGATTTCCCGGGGTGTTCCCTGGATAATCAGGGTCTGTCCTACAAAGAGCGTGTCCGGATTGCTGAGGTTGTTCAAACGCATGATTTCGCTGACAGTTGTTTGATACTTATGGGCAATCAGGCCCAGCTGATCCCCGGCTTTGACTGTGTAGGTGATTTGGGAAGGTTGCTGGGGTTCTTGCGGCTGAGATTGATCCCCTGGCAGTTCGAGAACTTGTCCTACCTGAATTAAGTCAGGATTGCTGATGTTGTTGATGCTCACCAACTGATTGACGGTGGTGTTATTACGGCTGGCAATCAGACTGAGTGTATCGCCGCTTTTGACGATGTAAGTACTTTGCTTTTCTGCTACTTTCAACACCTGTCCGGCGCGGATCAGGTTCGGGTTGCTAATGTTATTGAGGCTGACCAGTTTGTTGACAGTTGTGTTGTGGCGCCCGGCTATGCCAGAGAGGGTGTCGCCGGTTCTGACTGTATAGGTGGCGCCCAACGCGCTGGCGGGGGCCATGGCTACTAAGAGACCGAGGGTAACTATAGCAGATTTCTTCACAAATTCAACTCCTTCCCGTGTTATGTCAACAATTGTAACACTAACTATTGCTGCGGGTAACCAGCAATTATTGGCATCAAGTCGACATAACAAAGCCCGCCGTGGGGCGGGCCTTGGGGAAGTTAATCTGCTAACACCTCTCGCTTAATAGCAACCAATGTCTCAAGATATTTTTCCGGTTCCTCGTAATTGGGGCTGTGACTGGACTCGTGAAACCACTCTAGTTTTTTGCCGGGGGCGGAAATGGTGTTATAGAATTCTTCAACCAGTGAGAAGGCCGTTACATAGTCATGGGCCCCAGTAAGGAACCAAACCGGGACTGCCAGTTCACTGACGTCGCCTGCGATATCCAGCGCCAGCAAAGTGTCCCAGAGGTGCTCGGCGGACTGCCTGTTGCCTCGAATCGAATTCACGGAGTCGACAATGCTGTATTCCGGAGTGAAGAATATGGTTTCCAGGATATCCCGTGTATTCGCACCTTGCTCTTTGGGGCTATATACTTCGCCGCCAAATTCATGCAGCCATTTTCTTTGGACGCTTAGGGGCTCGGCGTAGCCTTCTGTCGGCCAGGGTGGCGGGTCGATTGCCTCCAGTTCGGCGAGGGCTTCGACGTGGTCCAATTTACGGGCCGTTTCCAAAGTGAATTCATAGGAGATTTGCTCCGATTTTTTAAAGTTCACAATCTGACTGATGCCGATATAAGCGTGATAGAGTTCTGGGTGTTGGGCTACAGTATAAATGCCCACGGCGCTACCCCAGGAATGCCCTGCCAGAAAGAGCTTCTCTTTTTCCAACTCGTCCTGCAAGTAGATGCTGAGGTCTTTGGTGTCTTCGATCAATTGCTCCAAGGTCAAGGTTTCATCATACACATCTTTGTCCCAAGATTTGCCTGTGCCCCGCTGGTCCCAATGGACCACCACAAAATGCTCTTCCAGGGCCAGATTATAGCGAAAATGCATGGGGATAGCTGTGGCCCCTGGGCCTCCGTGGACGAAGAGGAGTACGGGGTTGTCTCTGTCCTGGCCCCGTATGGAAATCCATTGCTCAACACCGCCTAACTTCAGCCATCTCTGTTCTTCGATGCCGTTGGCGGTGGTAATCTTTGCGTCATTACGTCCCTGGTGTTTGTTATATTCCACATAGCCGATGACAGCAGCAGTCGCAGTAATCAGCAAAGCGAGACAGACAATCAGAATGTACTTCAGGATTTTCATAATCATGGTTATCCCTCCCTTTCTGCATCTTACATTAATTTGGCGCCTCTGTGAGGGTGGTTACGGGATTGCGTTAAGCTTGTAAGCTTAGTGTAAAATGTTGCCGATGTAACAAAAGCTGGAACTTACCCGTCTAGAGTATAAGGGTAATTTATCGGCTATGAAGGCCCCATTGTAATCGGGGGATATGATAAAATTATGTTCAGGAAGCAAGCTAGCAAGGGAAGCAGCAGGGAGGTAGAAAGCATGGCCAAGTTCACCCGCGAATTCTGGCTGTTACCGCTCTTCGCCAGTGTCGCCCTGATCTTTGCAGGTTGGGAGTATGCGCCATTGGTGTGGTTTTTGTTTTATGTCTGCGCCGGCTGTATCGTCCTCAGTCTGGCGTATAGGTTGCTGCCCTGGTCTGTGCAAATTGCCCGGGAAATCAAATACGGGCGTTCCCGCTATGTCGAGGCCGGTAGCTCGATTGCAGTAAAGCTGCGGGCAGAAAACAAGGGTCAATTGCCAATACCCTGGCTGGTTGTTCGCGACGGCGTGCCCAGGACAATAGGCAAATCTGAAGCACATTCAGCGGAGGAACGGGCGCTGTGGCTGTGGCCCGGCAAAGGGAAAACGCTAACATATACCCTTGACGATATGCCCCGGGGAGTGCATAGCTGGGAGTTTTCAGAGCTACTGGCCGGCGACCCGTTGGGCCTGGTGCTGTTTCAAAACCGGGTATGGGACGCCAGCCAATTGGTGGTCTACCCGCGTACTGTGGCCCTGGATACATGGCAATTCTTTCCCCGACGGGTGGACGGCAGCGCCGCTGCCAAGAACAGCCATAATCACGACCAGTCCCAACTGGTAGGTGTCAGGGAATACCGTCCTGGTGACCGCCTGAGCATGATACATTGGAAGACCAGTGCCAGGACTGGCATCTTGCATTCCAAGGAATTTTCTCCGTTATTGATGGACTCGTCCCTGGTGGTTCTCGATTGCAGCGCT
This genomic window contains:
- a CDS encoding LysM peptidoglycan-binding domain-containing protein produces the protein MKKSAIVTLGLLVAMAPASALGATYTVRTGDTLSGIAGRHNTTVNKLVSLNNISNPNLIRAGQVLKVAEKQSTYIVKSGDTLSLIASRNNTTVNQLVSINNISNPDLIQVGQVLELPGDQSQPQEPQQPSQITYTVKAGDQLGLIAHKYQTTVSEIMRLNNLSNPDTLFVGQTLIIQGTPREIPDPYQDATHTVVAGDTLSALASRYNTTVARLADLNNLSSPYIIRVGQQLVVGSERGSGAVAAHWDYVNVEFPIGTTAKVTDIATGISYNVVRLSGYLHTDVEPATAADTAKMHQIYNYQWSWAFRPVVVEVNGHRFAASINGMPHDIQSIYNNNFPGHSCIHFLGSKNHFNQQEEPGHQANVQKAIGK
- a CDS encoding alpha/beta hydrolase; its protein translation is MIMKILKYILIVCLALLITATAAVIGYVEYNKHQGRNDAKITTANGIEEQRWLKLGGVEQWISIRGQDRDNPVLLFVHGGPGATAIPMHFRYNLALEEHFVVVHWDQRGTGKSWDKDVYDETLTLEQLIEDTKDLSIYLQDELEKEKLFLAGHSWGSAVGIYTVAQHPELYHAYIGISQIVNFKKSEQISYEFTLETARKLDHVEALAELEAIDPPPWPTEGYAEPLSVQRKWLHEFGGEVYSPKEQGANTRDILETIFFTPEYSIVDSVNSIRGNRQSAEHLWDTLLALDIAGDVSELAVPVWFLTGAHDYVTAFSLVEEFYNTISAPGKKLEWFHESSHSPNYEEPEKYLETLVAIKREVLAD
- a CDS encoding DUF58 domain-containing protein; amino-acid sequence: MFRKQASKGSSREVESMAKFTREFWLLPLFASVALIFAGWEYAPLVWFLFYVCAGCIVLSLAYRLLPWSVQIAREIKYGRSRYVEAGSSIAVKLRAENKGQLPIPWLVVRDGVPRTIGKSEAHSAEERALWLWPGKGKTLTYTLDDMPRGVHSWEFSELLAGDPLGLVLFQNRVWDASQLVVYPRTVALDTWQFFPRRVDGSAAAKNSHNHDQSQLVGVREYRPGDRLSMIHWKTSARTGILHSKEFSPLLMDSSLVVLDCSASAWEEGFNPLYEEAVTVAASLVRAAWLQRIPVQFHSNQVAGQTRLGVANSAEYTRFLLHMAAIQPSGKQPLSQSIYNELMTNGINIIVVTPVIGGRLQRMLMRLAGKGNTVTVIRVDDRAARANTRLNAASNFNILTVGRAEELQAVRRGSA